A segment of the Candidatus Methylarchaceae archaeon HK02M2 genome:
GACTTCTATCATTGGGTAAAATAATTTTTCAATTTTAGGAGAGGGGATAAAATCATCGTAAGCTTCATTCTTTATATTTGAGATTCCTATTATTTTCGCCCCTCTTACCTTCATTTCCAGAACATTGCTAAGGGTTTCATGATAAGTATCATCTTTTGGATTTAGTACTACAACAGGAGTTTTAACATCTATTAAGGCAAGTGTACCGTGTTTCAACTCTCCAGCAGCCATACCTTCAGCATGAATATAAGAGAGTTCTTTGAGCTTTAAAGCGCCCTCTAAGGCAATCGGATAGTGTATTGATCTGCCTATAAAGAAAAAGTCATTACTATCTTTATACTTCTCAGCTATCTCTTTCACCGTATCTTCAACTTTTAGAATTGTTTCAATATATTTCTCAAGATTTTTTAACTTCTTCCTCGGAATGATTTTATAAGCCGCAATATTAGTCAAGAGATAGATTAGAACAATTTGGGCCATAAAGCTCTTAGTTGCTGCAACACCAATTTCTGGTCCACAGTTTAAATAAAGTGAGAGATTGCTTTCTCTATCTAGTGTTGATCCCATTACATTCACTATAGAGAGGATTTTTGCTCCATTTTGTTTCGCTTCTCTAATTGTATGGAGAACATCAGCAGTCTCACCACTTTGAGAGATTGCTAGGATTACTGTGTCTTCGTCTACCCAATCGATTATCTGGCTAAACTCACTCGCTAAAATAGCTTCACAATAAATCTTTGAAATTTTAGAGAAAAAATACCTTGCCAAGAGAGCTGCATGATAACTAGTACCAGCAGCTGTGATGAACAGCTTTTTTGCTTCTTTTATATTTTTGCAGAAATGCTTTAATTTCGTCTGATCTTGAATTATCAGATTCTTTATAATGCCAGATTGCTCATATATCTCTTTAAGTGTATAATGGGTAAACTCCTTCTTCGATGTATCTCCAACTTCCCATGCAACTTGAGTTAAACTTTTTTTAACTTCTTTTCCTTTAAAATCGAAGATTTTAAGAAAGTTCTCAGCAACAATTACAATCTCTGAGTTGTCTAAGAAAACTACCTTATCGGTATATTGAATTAAAGGAAGTACGTCGCTGGCTAGGAATAATCCGTCTTCTCCTACACCTAATACAAGGGGAGAGTCTTTTCTCACACCTACAATCAGATTAGGATCATTACTAAAGATTGCTAGAAAAGAAAAAGTTCCTTTTATCTTTTTAATGGTTGATAGTAGAGCCTTTTTTATATTCTTAAAATTCTTGTAGTATTTCTCAAGAAGATGTGCAATAACTTCACTATCAGTCTGGCTTGTAAATTTATGACCTTCATCAGATAACAATCGCTTAAGTTCTTCATAGTTATCTATTATACCGTTGTGAACTATTGCTATCTCACCGTTACATGAAGTATGTGGATGAGTATTCTCTTCTGTGATTCCGCCGTGAGTAGCCCATCTAGTATGAGCAATACCTATTTTCCCTTTCAATTCTGAAGAATATATTTGATTTTCACTTATCTTTCCTATACTTTTTTTCATAATAATGTTTTCCTGAATTGTGGCTAAGCCCCAAGAATCATATCCTCTGTATTCAAGCTTTTTTAGCCCATTTAACAGGATATGTCGCGCTTCTCTATTACCGATGTATCCGATGATCCCGCACATCTGAACCGTATAACATATGAAAAATTAGTTTAAAAATTCCATAGCGTTTTGATATCT
Coding sequences within it:
- the glmS gene encoding glutamine--fructose-6-phosphate transaminase (isomerizing) encodes the protein MCGIIGYIGNREARHILLNGLKKLEYRGYDSWGLATIQENIIMKKSIGKISENQIYSSELKGKIGIAHTRWATHGGITEENTHPHTSCNGEIAIVHNGIIDNYEELKRLLSDEGHKFTSQTDSEVIAHLLEKYYKNFKNIKKALLSTIKKIKGTFSFLAIFSNDPNLIVGVRKDSPLVLGVGEDGLFLASDVLPLIQYTDKVVFLDNSEIVIVAENFLKIFDFKGKEVKKSLTQVAWEVGDTSKKEFTHYTLKEIYEQSGIIKNLIIQDQTKLKHFCKNIKEAKKLFITAAGTSYHAALLARYFFSKISKIYCEAILASEFSQIIDWVDEDTVILAISQSGETADVLHTIREAKQNGAKILSIVNVMGSTLDRESNLSLYLNCGPEIGVAATKSFMAQIVLIYLLTNIAAYKIIPRKKLKNLEKYIETILKVEDTVKEIAEKYKDSNDFFFIGRSIHYPIALEGALKLKELSYIHAEGMAAGELKHGTLALIDVKTPVVVLNPKDDTYHETLSNVLEMKVRGAKIIGISNIKNEAYDDFIPSPKIEKLFYPMIEVIPLQMLAYHMAICRGTDVDKPRNLAKSVTVK